A window of the Cynocephalus volans isolate mCynVol1 chromosome 10, mCynVol1.pri, whole genome shotgun sequence genome harbors these coding sequences:
- the FCSK gene encoding L-fucose kinase isoform X1 has protein sequence MEQLKGVDWTVVILTCQYKDCVQVFQRELEVRQKRQQIPTGTLLLAVEDPETRVGSGGATLNALLVAAEHLSARAGFTVVTSDVLHSAWILILHLGRDFPFDDCGRAFTCLPVETPQAPVEASICNLDCLLDIMTHRLGLGSPPGVWVCSTDMLLSVPPNPGISWDGFRGARVVALPGSPAYALNHGIYLTDSQVGLVLDIYYQGTEAEIRRCVGPDGHVPLVSGVVFFSVETAEHLLATHVSPPLDACTYMGLDSGARPVQLSLFFDILLCMAKNVSMEDFLMGRPPELGGGDDGAAGYLQGARAQLWRELRDQPLTVAYVPDGSYTYMTSSASEFLQSLTLPGAPGAQIVHSQVEELQLLGAGSSVISCLLEGPIRLDPGSVLQHCHLRGPIHIGSGCFVSGLDRAQSEALHGLELRDLVLQGHHMRLHGSLGRAFTLTGRLDSWERQGAGTYLNMSWSDFFKKTGIRDWDLWDPDTLPAERCLLTARLFPVLHPSRALGPRDMLWMLDPQEAGGEALRAWRASWRLSWEQLQPCLDRAATLASRRDLFFRQALYKARHVLEARQDLSLRPLTWAAVHEGCPGPLLATLDQVAAGAGDPGVAARALACVADVLGCMAEGHGGLRSGPAANPEWMRPFLYLECGDLARGVEALAQERDKWLSRPALLVRAARHYEGAGQILIRQAVMSAQNFVSMERVELPAPGQWVVADCPARVDFSGGWSDTPPLAYELGGAVLGLAVRVDGRRPIGARARRLLEPELWLTIGPRQDEMATKIVCRSLDDLQDYCQPHAPGALLKAAFICAGIVDIRSKLLLSEQLLRTFGGGFELHTWSELPHGSGLGTSSILAGAALAALQRAAGRVVGTEALIHAVLHLEQVLTTGGGWQDQVGGLMPGIKVGRSRAQLPLKVEVEGIIVPEGFVQKLNDHLLLVYTGKTRLARNLLQEVLRNWYARLPAVVQNARRLVQQTEECAEAFRQGSLPLLGQFLTSYWEQKKLMAPGCEPLAVRHMMDVLAPHVHGQSLAGAGGGGFLYLLTKEPRQKEALEAVLAKTKGLGNHSIHLVEVDTQGLSLKLLGSEAAI, from the exons ATGGAACAGCTGAAGGGTGTTGACTGGACAGTCGTCATCCTGACATGCCAGTACAAGGACTGTGTCCAGGTCTTTCAGAGAG AGCTGGAAGTGCGGCAGAAGCGTCAGCAGATCCCCACCGGCACACTGTTACTGGCTGTGGAGGACCCTGAGACGCGCGTGGGCAGCGGAGGAGCCACCCTCAATGCCCTGCTGGTGGCTGCTGAACACCTGAGTGCCCGGGCAGGCTTCACT GTGGTCACATCTGATGTCCTGCACTCGGCCTGGATCCTCATTCTGCACTTG GGCCGAGACTTCCCCTTCGATGACTGTGGCCGAGCCTTCACCTGCCTCCCTGTGGAGACCCCCCAGGCCCCAGTGGAGGCCTCGATCTGCAACCTGGACTGCTTGCTGGATATCATGACCCATCGG ctgggcctgggctccccaccaggtgtgtgggtCTGCAGCACCGACATGCTGCTGTCTGTTCCTCCAAATCCTG GGATCAGCTGGGATGGCTTCCGGGGAGCCAGAGTGGTCGCCCTTCCAGGGAGCCCGGCCTATGCTCTGAATCACGGCATCTACCTCACTGACTCCCAGGTA GGCTTAGTTTTGGACATTTACTACCAGGGCACTGAGGCAGAGATACGACGATGTGTCGGGCCTGATGGGCACGTGCCACTG GTCTCTGGGGTTGTCTTCTTCTCTGTGGAGACTGCTGAGCACCTCTTGGCCACCCATGTGAGCCCACCTCTGGATGCCTGCACCTACATGGGCTTGGACTCTGGAGCCCGGCCTGTCCAG CTGTCTCTGTTTTTCGACATCCTGCTCTGCATGGCTAAGAATGTGAGCATGGAGGACTTCCTGATGGGGCGGCCCCCGGAGTTGGGGGGAGGTGACGACGGAGCAGCAGGTTACCTGCAGGGCGCCCGGGCCCAGCTGTGGAGGGAGCTTCGCGATCAACCCCTCACTGTGG CATATGTCCCTGACGGCAGCTACACCTACATGACctcctcagccagtgagttccTGCAAAGCCTCACACTCCCTGGGGCCCCTGGGGCCCAGATTGTACACTCCCAGGTGGAG GAGCTGCAGCTCCTGGGGGCTGGGAGCTCCGTGATCAGCTGCCTGCTGGAAGGCCCCATCCGACTGGATCCTGGGAGTGTCCTGCAGCACTGCCACCTGCGG GGCCCCATCCACATCGGCTCTGGCTGCTTCGTGAGTGGCCTGGATAGAGCCCAGTCCGAGGCACTGCATGGTCTGGAGCTGCGTGACCTCGTTCTGCAGGGACACCACATGCGGCTGCATGGCTCCCTGGGGCGTGCCTTCACGCTCACTGGCCGTCTGGACAGCTGGGAG aGACAGGGGGCAGGCACGTATCTCAACATGTCCTGGAGTGACTTCTTCAAGAAGACAGGCATTCG AGACTGGGACCTGTGGGACCCAGACACGCTCCCTGCAGAGCGCTGCCTTCTCACTGCCCGCCTCTTTCCTGTGCTCCATCCCTCGAGGGCCCTGGGGCCCCGGGACATGCTGTGGATGCTGGACCCACAGGAGGCAGGAGGCGAGGCCCTGCGGGCCTGGAGAGCCTCCTGGCGTCTGTCCTGGGAGCAGCTGCAGCCATGCCTGGACCGGGCTGCCACACTGGCTTCCCGCCGGGACTTGTTCTTCCGCCAGGCCCTGTACAAGGCGCGGCATGTGCTGGAGGCCCGGCAGGACCTCAGCCTGCGCCCGCTGACCTGGGCCGCTGTCCACGAGGGCTGTCCTGGTCCCCTGCTGGCCACGCTGGACCAGG TTGCAGCTGGGGCAGGGGACCCTGGTGTGGCAGCACGAGCACTGGCCTGTGTGGCGGATGTGCTGGGCTGCATGGCAGAGGGCCATGGAGGCTTACGGAGTGGGCCAGCTGCCAACCCAGAGTGGATGCGGCCCTTTCTGTACCTGGAGTGTGGAGATCTGGCGAGAGGTGTGGAGGCGCTCGCCCAGGAGAGGGACAAGTGGCTGAGCAG GCCAGCCTTGCTAGTGCGAGCTGCCCGCCACTATGAGGGGGCTGGGCAGATTCTGATCCGCCAGGCTGTGATGTCAGCGCAGAACTTTGTGTCCATGGAGCGGGTGGAGCTGCCGGCACCTGGGCAGTGGGTGGTAGCTGATTGCCCGGCCCGTGTGGATTTCTCTG GGGGCTGGAGTGACACACCACCCCTTGCCTACGAGCTTGGTGGGGCTGTGCTGGGTCTGGCTGTGCGAGTGGATGGCCGCCGGCCCATCGGGGCCAGAGCACGCCGCCTCCTGGAGCCTGAGCTGTGGCTGACGATAGGGCCTCGGCAGGATGAGATGGCCACAAAGATAGTGTGCCGGAGCCTGGATGACCTGCAGGACTACTGCCAGCCCCATGCCCCAG GGGCCCTGCTGAAGGCGGCCTTCATCTGTGCTGGGATCGTGGATATCCGCTCCAAACTCCTGCTGAGTGAGCAGCTGCTGCGCACCTTTGGGGGTGGTTTTGAGCTGCACACCTGGTCTGAATTGCCTCATGGTTCTGGCCTTG GCACCAGCAGCATCCTGGCAGGTGCCGCCCTGGCCGCCTTGCAACGGGCTGCGGGCCGGGTGGTGGGCACAGAAGCTCTGATCCACGCAGTTTTGCACCTGGAGCAGGTGCTCACCACAG GAGGTGGCTGGCAAGACCAAGTGGGTGGCCTAATGCCTGGCATCAAGGTGGGGCGCTCCCGGGCTCAGCTGCCACTGAAGGTGGAGGTGGAAGGGATCATTGTGCCTGAGGGCTTTGTTCAGAAGCTCAATGACCACCTGCTCCTGGTATACACTGGCAAGACCCGCCTGGCTCGGAATCTG CTGCAGGAAGTGTTGAGGAACTGGTATGCCAGGCTGCCTGCTGTGGTGCAGAACGCCCGCAGGCTGGTGCAGCAAACCGAGGAGTGTGCCGAAGCCTTCCGCCAAG gaagCCTGCCTCTGCTAGGCCAGTTCCTGACCTCGTATTGGGAGCAAAAGAAGCTCATGGCTCCAGGCTGTGAACCCCTGGCTGTGCGACATATGATGGATGTCCTGGCCCCCCATGTGCATGGCCAGAGCCTGGCAGGGGCAGGCGGTGGGGGCTTTCTCTATCTGTTGACCAAGGAGCCACGACAAAAGGAGGCTCTGGAGGCTGTGCTGGCCAAGACCAAG GGCCTTGGGAATCACAGCATCCACCTGGTAGAAGTGGACACTCAGGGCCTGAGCCTGAAGCTGCTGGGGAGTGAGGCCGCAATCTGA
- the FCSK gene encoding L-fucose kinase isoform X2: protein MEQLKGVDWTVVILTCQYKDCVQVFQRELEVRQKRQQIPTGTLLLAVEDPETRVGSGGATLNALLVAAEHLSARAGFTVVTSDVLHSAWILILHLGRDFPFDDCGRAFTCLPVETPQAPVEASICNLDCLLDIMTHRLGLGSPPGVWVCSTDMLLSVPPNPGISWDGFRGARVVALPGSPAYALNHGIYLTDSQVGLVLDIYYQGTEAEIRRCVGPDGHVPLVSGVVFFSVETAEHLLATHVSPPLDACTYMGLDSGARPVQLSLFFDILLCMAKNVSMEDFLMGRPPELGGGDDGAAGYLQGARAQLWRELRDQPLTVAYVPDGSYTYMTSSASEFLQSLTLPGAPGAQIVHSQVEELQLLGAGSSVISCLLEGPIRLDPGSVLQHCHLRGPIHIGSGCFVSGLDRAQSEALHGLELRDLVLQGHHMRLHGSLGRAFTLTGRLDSWERQGAGTYLNMSWSDFFKKTGIRDWDLWDPDTLPAERCLLTARLFPVLHPSRALGPRDMLWMLDPQEAGGEALRAWRASWRLSWEQLQPCLDRAATLASRRDLFFRQALYKARHVLEARQDLSLRPLTWAAVHEGCPGPLLATLDQVAAGAGDPGVAARALACVADVLGCMAEGHGGLRSGPAANPEWMRPFLYLECGDLARGVEALAQERDKWLSRPALLVRAARHYEGAGQILIRQAVMSAQNFVSMERVELPAPGQWVVADCPARVDFSGGWSDTPPLAYELGGAVLGLAVRVDGRRPIGARARRLLEPELWLTIGPRQDEMATKIVCRSLDDLQDYCQPHAPGALLKAAFICAGIVDIRSKLLLSEQLLRTFGGGFELHTWSELPHGSGLGTSSILAGAALAALQRAAGRVVGTEALIHAVLHLEQVLTTGSLPLLGQFLTSYWEQKKLMAPGCEPLAVRHMMDVLAPHVHGQSLAGAGGGGFLYLLTKEPRQKEALEAVLAKTKGLGNHSIHLVEVDTQGLSLKLLGSEAAI, encoded by the exons ATGGAACAGCTGAAGGGTGTTGACTGGACAGTCGTCATCCTGACATGCCAGTACAAGGACTGTGTCCAGGTCTTTCAGAGAG AGCTGGAAGTGCGGCAGAAGCGTCAGCAGATCCCCACCGGCACACTGTTACTGGCTGTGGAGGACCCTGAGACGCGCGTGGGCAGCGGAGGAGCCACCCTCAATGCCCTGCTGGTGGCTGCTGAACACCTGAGTGCCCGGGCAGGCTTCACT GTGGTCACATCTGATGTCCTGCACTCGGCCTGGATCCTCATTCTGCACTTG GGCCGAGACTTCCCCTTCGATGACTGTGGCCGAGCCTTCACCTGCCTCCCTGTGGAGACCCCCCAGGCCCCAGTGGAGGCCTCGATCTGCAACCTGGACTGCTTGCTGGATATCATGACCCATCGG ctgggcctgggctccccaccaggtgtgtgggtCTGCAGCACCGACATGCTGCTGTCTGTTCCTCCAAATCCTG GGATCAGCTGGGATGGCTTCCGGGGAGCCAGAGTGGTCGCCCTTCCAGGGAGCCCGGCCTATGCTCTGAATCACGGCATCTACCTCACTGACTCCCAGGTA GGCTTAGTTTTGGACATTTACTACCAGGGCACTGAGGCAGAGATACGACGATGTGTCGGGCCTGATGGGCACGTGCCACTG GTCTCTGGGGTTGTCTTCTTCTCTGTGGAGACTGCTGAGCACCTCTTGGCCACCCATGTGAGCCCACCTCTGGATGCCTGCACCTACATGGGCTTGGACTCTGGAGCCCGGCCTGTCCAG CTGTCTCTGTTTTTCGACATCCTGCTCTGCATGGCTAAGAATGTGAGCATGGAGGACTTCCTGATGGGGCGGCCCCCGGAGTTGGGGGGAGGTGACGACGGAGCAGCAGGTTACCTGCAGGGCGCCCGGGCCCAGCTGTGGAGGGAGCTTCGCGATCAACCCCTCACTGTGG CATATGTCCCTGACGGCAGCTACACCTACATGACctcctcagccagtgagttccTGCAAAGCCTCACACTCCCTGGGGCCCCTGGGGCCCAGATTGTACACTCCCAGGTGGAG GAGCTGCAGCTCCTGGGGGCTGGGAGCTCCGTGATCAGCTGCCTGCTGGAAGGCCCCATCCGACTGGATCCTGGGAGTGTCCTGCAGCACTGCCACCTGCGG GGCCCCATCCACATCGGCTCTGGCTGCTTCGTGAGTGGCCTGGATAGAGCCCAGTCCGAGGCACTGCATGGTCTGGAGCTGCGTGACCTCGTTCTGCAGGGACACCACATGCGGCTGCATGGCTCCCTGGGGCGTGCCTTCACGCTCACTGGCCGTCTGGACAGCTGGGAG aGACAGGGGGCAGGCACGTATCTCAACATGTCCTGGAGTGACTTCTTCAAGAAGACAGGCATTCG AGACTGGGACCTGTGGGACCCAGACACGCTCCCTGCAGAGCGCTGCCTTCTCACTGCCCGCCTCTTTCCTGTGCTCCATCCCTCGAGGGCCCTGGGGCCCCGGGACATGCTGTGGATGCTGGACCCACAGGAGGCAGGAGGCGAGGCCCTGCGGGCCTGGAGAGCCTCCTGGCGTCTGTCCTGGGAGCAGCTGCAGCCATGCCTGGACCGGGCTGCCACACTGGCTTCCCGCCGGGACTTGTTCTTCCGCCAGGCCCTGTACAAGGCGCGGCATGTGCTGGAGGCCCGGCAGGACCTCAGCCTGCGCCCGCTGACCTGGGCCGCTGTCCACGAGGGCTGTCCTGGTCCCCTGCTGGCCACGCTGGACCAGG TTGCAGCTGGGGCAGGGGACCCTGGTGTGGCAGCACGAGCACTGGCCTGTGTGGCGGATGTGCTGGGCTGCATGGCAGAGGGCCATGGAGGCTTACGGAGTGGGCCAGCTGCCAACCCAGAGTGGATGCGGCCCTTTCTGTACCTGGAGTGTGGAGATCTGGCGAGAGGTGTGGAGGCGCTCGCCCAGGAGAGGGACAAGTGGCTGAGCAG GCCAGCCTTGCTAGTGCGAGCTGCCCGCCACTATGAGGGGGCTGGGCAGATTCTGATCCGCCAGGCTGTGATGTCAGCGCAGAACTTTGTGTCCATGGAGCGGGTGGAGCTGCCGGCACCTGGGCAGTGGGTGGTAGCTGATTGCCCGGCCCGTGTGGATTTCTCTG GGGGCTGGAGTGACACACCACCCCTTGCCTACGAGCTTGGTGGGGCTGTGCTGGGTCTGGCTGTGCGAGTGGATGGCCGCCGGCCCATCGGGGCCAGAGCACGCCGCCTCCTGGAGCCTGAGCTGTGGCTGACGATAGGGCCTCGGCAGGATGAGATGGCCACAAAGATAGTGTGCCGGAGCCTGGATGACCTGCAGGACTACTGCCAGCCCCATGCCCCAG GGGCCCTGCTGAAGGCGGCCTTCATCTGTGCTGGGATCGTGGATATCCGCTCCAAACTCCTGCTGAGTGAGCAGCTGCTGCGCACCTTTGGGGGTGGTTTTGAGCTGCACACCTGGTCTGAATTGCCTCATGGTTCTGGCCTTG GCACCAGCAGCATCCTGGCAGGTGCCGCCCTGGCCGCCTTGCAACGGGCTGCGGGCCGGGTGGTGGGCACAGAAGCTCTGATCCACGCAGTTTTGCACCTGGAGCAGGTGCTCACCACAG gaagCCTGCCTCTGCTAGGCCAGTTCCTGACCTCGTATTGGGAGCAAAAGAAGCTCATGGCTCCAGGCTGTGAACCCCTGGCTGTGCGACATATGATGGATGTCCTGGCCCCCCATGTGCATGGCCAGAGCCTGGCAGGGGCAGGCGGTGGGGGCTTTCTCTATCTGTTGACCAAGGAGCCACGACAAAAGGAGGCTCTGGAGGCTGTGCTGGCCAAGACCAAG GGCCTTGGGAATCACAGCATCCACCTGGTAGAAGTGGACACTCAGGGCCTGAGCCTGAAGCTGCTGGGGAGTGAGGCCGCAATCTGA
- the COG4 gene encoding conserved oligomeric Golgi complex subunit 4 isoform X2: protein MVTLHRMGPNLQLIEGDAKQLAGMITFTCNLAENVSSKVRQLDLAKNRLYQAIQRADDILDLKFCMDGVQTALRNEDYEQAAAHIHRYLCLDKSVIELSRQGKEGSMIDANLKLLQEAEQRLKAIVAKKFAIATKEGDLPQVERFFKIFPLLGLHEEGLSKFSEYLCKQVASKAEENLQLVLGMDMSDRRAAVIFADTLTLLFEGIARIVETHQPIVETYYGLGRLYTLIKHLQVECDRQVEKVVDKFIKQRDYHQQFRHVQNSLMRNSATEKIEPRELDPILTEVTLMNARSELYLRFLRKRISSDFEVGDSMASEEVKQEHQKCLDKLLNNCLLSCTMQELIGLYITMEEYFMRETVNKAVALDTYEKGQLTSSMVDDVFYIVKKCIGRALSSSSIDCLCAMINLATTELESDFRDVLCNKLRMGFPATTLQDIQRGVTSAVNIMHSSLQQGKFDTKGIESTDEAKLSFLVSLNNVEVCSENISTLKKTLESDCTKLFSQGIGGEQAQAKFDSCLSDLAAVSNKFRDLLQEGLTELTSTAVKPQVQPWINTFLSVSHNIEEEEFNDYEANDPWVQQFILNLEQQMAEFKVSLSPVIYDSLTSLMTSLVATELEKVVLKSTFNRLGGLQFDKELRSLIAYLTTVTTWTIRDKFARLSQMATILNLERVTEILDYWGANSGPLTWRLTPAEVRQVLALRIDFRNEDIKRLRL from the exons AACCGCCTATATCAGGCCATTCAGAGAGCTGATGACATCTTGGACCTGAAGTTCTGCATGGATGGAGTTCAGACTGCTTTAAGGAATGAAGATTATGAGCAGGCTGCAGCCCACATTCATCGCTACTTGTGCCTGGACAAGTCAGTCATTGAGCTTAGCCGACAGGGCAAAGAAG GGAGCATGATTGATGCCAACCTGAAATTGCTGCAGGAAGCTGAGCAGCGTCTCAAAGCCATTGTAGCAAAGAAGTTTGCCATTGCCACCAAGGAAGGGGATCTGCCCCAGGTGGAGCGCTTCTTCAAGATCTTCCCACTGCTGGGTTTGCATGAGGAGGGATTAAGCAAGTTCTCAGAATACCTTTGCAAGCAG GTAGCCAGTAAAGCTGAAGAGAATCTGCAGTTGGTGCTAGGGATGGATATGAGTGATCGAAGAGCTGCAGTCATCTTCGCAGATACACTCACTCTCCTGTTTGAAG GGATTGCCCGCATTGTGGAGACCCATCAACCAATAGTGGAGACCTATTATGGGCTGGGGAGACTTTATACCCTGATCAAACATCTGCAGGTAGAATGTGACAGACAGGTGGAGAAGGTGGTGGACAAGTTCATCAAGCAGAGGGACTACCACCAGCAG TTTCGGCATGTCCAGAACAGCTTAATGAGAAATTCTGCAACAGAAAAAATCGAACCAAG GGAACTGGACCCCATTCTGACTGAGGTCACCCTGATGAATGCCCGCAGTGAACTATACTTACGCTTCCTCAGGAAGAGGATCAGCTCTGATTTTGAGGTGGGGGATTCCATGGCCTCAGAAGAAGTAAAACAAG AACACCAGAAGTGTCTGGACAAGCTCCTCAATAACTGCCTATTGAGCTGTACCATGCAGGAGCTAATTGGTTTATATATTACCATGGAGGAGTACTTCATGAGGGAGACTGTCAATAAG GCTGTGGCTCTAGACACCTACGAGAAGGGCCAGTTGACTTCCAGCATGGTGGATGATGTCTTCTACATTGTTAAGAAGTGCATTGGGCGGGCTCTGTCCAGCTCCAGCATCGACTGTCTCTGTGCCATGATCAACCTCGCCACCACAGAGCTGGAGTCTGACTTCAG AGATGTTTTGTGTAACAAGCTGCGGATGGGCTTCCCAGCCACCACCTTACAGGACATACAGCGCGGGGTGACAAGTGCCGTGAACATCATGCACAGCAGCCTGCAGCAGGGCAAATTTGACACAAAAGGCATCGAAAGCACTGATGAAGCCAAGCTGTCCTTCCTG GTGTCTCTGAACAACGTGGAAGTCTGCAGTGAAAACATCTCCACTCTGAAGAAGACGCTGGAG AGTGACTGCACCAAGCTGTTCAGCCAGGGCATCGGAGGGGAGCAGGCCCAGGCCAAGTTTGACAGTTGCCTTTCTGACTTGGCTGCCGTGTCCAACAAATTCCGAGATCTCTTGCAG GAAGGACTGACAGAGCTCACCAGCACAGCAGTCAAGCCGCAGGTGCAGCCTTGGATCAACACCTTTCTCTCCGTCTCCCACAACATTGAAGAG GAAGAATTCAACGACTATGAGGCCAACGACCCTTGGGTACAACAGTTCATCCTTAATCTGGagcagcaaatggcagagtttaAG GTCAGCCTGTCCCCAGTCATCTATGACAGCTTGACCAGCCTCATGACCAGCCTTGTTGCCACTGAGTTGGAGAAAGTGGTGCTGAAATCCACCTTCAACCGG CTGGGTGGTCTGCAGTTTGACAAGGAACTGAGATCACTCATTGCCTACCTTACCACGGTGACCACCTGGACCATCCGAGACAAGTTTGCCCGGCTGTCCCAGATGGCAACAATCCTCAATCTGGAGCGG GTGACTGAGATCCTAGATTACTGGGGTGCCAACTCCGGCCCATTGACATGGCGCCTCACTCCTGCTGAAGTGCGTCAGGTGCTGGCTTTGCGCATAGACTTCCGCAATGAAGACATCAAGAGGCTCCGCCTGTAG